One window of Triticum dicoccoides isolate Atlit2015 ecotype Zavitan chromosome 5A, WEW_v2.0, whole genome shotgun sequence genomic DNA carries:
- the LOC119298542 gene encoding gibberellin 2-beta-dioxygenase 6-like, producing the protein MAAFDEGGITNPPLADSYRTLLQRDELGGGFVPAPRALAQDSLAMMERDLPMIDLKRLTSGDARERNPFHTKEKAGLLNGSYRWGNPTATSLRQLSWSEAFHVPLASISEEDDDELAELRSLSKVMQEVADAMSRVADTVAGTLAKNLGHESSTFPAAAGCDWTTCFLRLNRYPPCPFVPHTFGMVPHTDSDFLTVLCQDQVGGLELMRDSHWVAVKPRADALIVNVGDLFQAWSNNRYKSVEHRVVANSKAERFSVAYFMCPSWDSPVGTCAEPSPYKPFTFGEYRCKVQDDVTRTGKKIGLPNFLKGCTVDSLTE; encoded by the exons ATGGCGGCCTTCGACGAGGGCGGCATCACCAACCCGCCTCTGGCAGACAGCTATCGCACGCTGCTCCAGagagacgagctcggcggcggctttGTGCCTGCGCCGCGGGCGCTGGCGCAGGATAGCCTGGCCATGATGGAGCGCGACCTGCCAATGATCGACTTGAAGCGCCTGACGAGcggcgatgcgagggagaggaac CCGTTCCATACCAAGGAGAAGGCCGGACTCCTCAACGGCTCGTACCGGTGGGGCAACCCGACGGCCACATCGCTCCGCCAGCTCTCCTGGTCGGAGGCCTTCCACGTTCCGCTCGCTAGCATCTCGGAGGAAGACGACGACGAGCTTGCAGAGCTCAGGTCCTTGAG CAAAGTGATGCAGGAGGTGGCGGACGCCATGTCGCGGGTGGCGGACACAGTGGCCGGGACGCTGGCGAAAAACCTCGGGCACGAGTCGTCGACGTTCCCCGCAGCCGCAGGGTGCGACTGGACGACGTGTTTCTTGCGGCTGAACAGGTACCCGCCATGTCCGTTCGTGCCGCACACGTTCGGCATGGTGCCACACACGGACAGCGACTTCCTCACCGTCCTCTGCCAGGACCAGGTTGGAGGCTTGGAGCTCATGAGGGACTCCCACTGGGTCGCCGTGAAACCCCGCGCTGACGCTCTCATTGTCAACGTAGGTGATTTATTTCAG GCATGGAGCAACAACAGGTACAAGAGCGTGGAGCACAGGGTGGTGGCCAACTCCAAGGCGGAGCGCTTCTCCGTCGCCTACTTCATGTGCCCGTCGTGGGACTCGCCCGTCGGCACATGCGCTGAGCCGTCGCCGTACAAGCCGTTTACGTTCGGGGAGTACAGGTGCAAGGTGCAGGATGATGTGACGCGAACGGGGAAGAAGATTGGTCTGCCCAACTTTCTCAAAGGATGTACTGTTGACAGCCTGACTGAATGA